A section of the Jaculus jaculus isolate mJacJac1 chromosome 6, mJacJac1.mat.Y.cur, whole genome shotgun sequence genome encodes:
- the C6H12orf50 gene encoding uncharacterized protein C12orf50 homolog isoform X2 produces MEMQQNCSISCFWETQPLGCVKISCIFYHSKPRNINGLFLPPSSNITLQKESQEGNLSTAQSQEPLKTLENISRPIHHPLVLKTNFKEEEEEEEQNDASSVWTKTPEEIEEKRSIKEMCYKSGEYYRFHSAPEISSSKSTAHAVEKELEKPLEDGSELQEGDGLTVPTKFSLIERQGEAKSSLDRKLRSDIAAFENGGGDCYVPQRIIFLGVDESEALAEEKESTIPKCLNTKVKDVQPVRKPHFKGVKKRKWIYDEPKNFHGSGMRRGAYTSNPKHKTSYHHHNKNRNAENASYVHVQRDAVRTITLNTPPRSRPPSRSYNKGDASRESKLNLCADKHMSMSYNGSAWRRRIPFSKTYSKTEKIYPEPRRNGSK; encoded by the exons ATGGAAATGCAG CAGAACTGCAGCATTTCATGCTTCTGGGAAACTCAACCACTTGGTTGTGTGAAGATCAGTTGTATCTTTTACCACAGCAAACCTCGAAATATCAATGGATTGTTTTTGCCACCAAGTAGCA ATATCACACTACAGAAAGAAAGTCAGGAAGGAAATCTATCCACAGCTCAGAGTCAGGAGCCTCTGAAAACCCTGGAGAACATATCACGACCCATCCACCATCCCTTAGTTTTAAAAACTAACtttaaggaagaagaggaggaagaagaacagAATG ATGCTTCCAGTGTATGGACAAAGACTCctgaagaaattgaagaaaaacgATCAATAAAGGAGATGTGCTATAAATCTG GTGAATACTATAGATTCCACAGTGCTCCCGAGATTTCCTCATCTAAAAGCACGGCTCATGCAGTGGAAAAAGAGTTGGAAAAGCCCTTGGAAGATGGTAGTGAATTGCAAGAAG gGGATGGTCTCACAGTTCCAACGAAATTTAGCCTAATTGAAAGGCAAGGAGAGGCAAAATCATCACTGGATAGGAAGCTAAGGTCTGACATTGCTGCTTTTGAAAATGGAG GAGGTGACTGTTATGTCCCACAAAGGATCATATTTCTTGGAGTAGATGAAAGTGAAGCTTTAGCTGAAGAAAAAGAGAGCACCATACCGAAATGTTTGAATACCAAAG TGAAAGATGTCCAGCCAGTAAGGAAGCCTCATTTTAAAGgtgtgaagaaaagaaaatggatttatGATGAACCAAAGAACTTTCATGGCTCTGGAATGCGAAGAG GAGCATACACCTCAAATCCCAAACATAAAACGAGTTACCATCATCATAATAAAAATCGAAATGCTGAGAATGCTTCCTATGTCCATGTTCAGAGAGACGCTGTGAGGACTATCACATTGAACACCCCTCCTCGCAGCAGGCCCCCCAGCAGGTCCTACAATAAAGGTGATGCCAGCAGGGAGTCTAAGCTCAACCTCTGTGCAG ACAAACATATGTCAATGTCGTATAATGGTTCAGCCTGGAGAAGAAGAATTCCGTTTTCAAAAACTTATTCAAAAACTGAAAAGATATATCCAG agcCAAGAAGAAATGGGAGCAAGTAA
- the C6H12orf50 gene encoding uncharacterized protein C12orf50 homolog isoform X1, with product MEMQQNCSISCFWETQPLGCVKISCIFYHSKPRNINGLFLPPSSNITLQKESQEGNLSTAQSQEPLKTLENISRPIHHPLVLKTNFKEEEEEEEQNDASSVWTKTPEEIEEKRSIKEMCYKSGEYYRFHSAPEISSSKSTAHAVEKELEKPLEDGSELQEGDGLTVPTKFSLIERQGEAKSSLDRKLRSDIAAFENGGGDCYVPQRIIFLGVDESEALAEEKESTIPKCLNTKDNKDSLHLKCSLATQLVPTTHVLNATENISSQCKEDPSSMKDVQPVRKPHFKGVKKRKWIYDEPKNFHGSGMRRGAYTSNPKHKTSYHHHNKNRNAENASYVHVQRDAVRTITLNTPPRSRPPSRSYNKGDASRESKLNLCADKHMSMSYNGSAWRRRIPFSKTYSKTEKIYPEPRRNGSK from the exons ATGGAAATGCAG CAGAACTGCAGCATTTCATGCTTCTGGGAAACTCAACCACTTGGTTGTGTGAAGATCAGTTGTATCTTTTACCACAGCAAACCTCGAAATATCAATGGATTGTTTTTGCCACCAAGTAGCA ATATCACACTACAGAAAGAAAGTCAGGAAGGAAATCTATCCACAGCTCAGAGTCAGGAGCCTCTGAAAACCCTGGAGAACATATCACGACCCATCCACCATCCCTTAGTTTTAAAAACTAACtttaaggaagaagaggaggaagaagaacagAATG ATGCTTCCAGTGTATGGACAAAGACTCctgaagaaattgaagaaaaacgATCAATAAAGGAGATGTGCTATAAATCTG GTGAATACTATAGATTCCACAGTGCTCCCGAGATTTCCTCATCTAAAAGCACGGCTCATGCAGTGGAAAAAGAGTTGGAAAAGCCCTTGGAAGATGGTAGTGAATTGCAAGAAG gGGATGGTCTCACAGTTCCAACGAAATTTAGCCTAATTGAAAGGCAAGGAGAGGCAAAATCATCACTGGATAGGAAGCTAAGGTCTGACATTGCTGCTTTTGAAAATGGAG GAGGTGACTGTTATGTCCCACAAAGGATCATATTTCTTGGAGTAGATGAAAGTGAAGCTTTAGCTGAAGAAAAAGAGAGCACCATACCGAAATGTTTGAATACCAAAG ATAACAAGGACAGCCTTCATCTAAAATGTTCCCTTGCTACCCAACTAGTACCTACAACGCATGTACTAAACGCTACTGAGAATATCAGTTCACAGTGCAAGGAGGACCCATCTTCAA TGAAAGATGTCCAGCCAGTAAGGAAGCCTCATTTTAAAGgtgtgaagaaaagaaaatggatttatGATGAACCAAAGAACTTTCATGGCTCTGGAATGCGAAGAG GAGCATACACCTCAAATCCCAAACATAAAACGAGTTACCATCATCATAATAAAAATCGAAATGCTGAGAATGCTTCCTATGTCCATGTTCAGAGAGACGCTGTGAGGACTATCACATTGAACACCCCTCCTCGCAGCAGGCCCCCCAGCAGGTCCTACAATAAAGGTGATGCCAGCAGGGAGTCTAAGCTCAACCTCTGTGCAG ACAAACATATGTCAATGTCGTATAATGGTTCAGCCTGGAGAAGAAGAATTCCGTTTTCAAAAACTTATTCAAAAACTGAAAAGATATATCCAG agcCAAGAAGAAATGGGAGCAAGTAA